The genomic stretch GCAAATCGAATTAACACATTATCACAATGGGGAAAAAAAAGGAGTTATCAGAAGAACAAGGTGAAGCACTACTAAGTGCGTTAAAAAAACGTTTTGAAAAAAACATGAGCCGCCATAAAGGTTATGAATGGGCTAAAATACAAGCAAAGCTAAAAGCTAATCCTGATAAACTATGGTCGCTCAATGAAATGGAAAGAACTGGCGGTGAACCGGATGTTGTAGATAACGATAAAAAGACGGGGGAATACATTTTTTATGATTGTTCAGAAGAAAGTCCCAAAGGCCGCAGAAGTGTTTGTTACGACCAGGAAGCCCTGAATTCAAGA from Bacteroidota bacterium encodes the following:
- a CDS encoding DUF4256 domain-containing protein — encoded protein: MGKKKELSEEQGEALLSALKKRFEKNMSRHKGYEWAKIQAKLKANPDKLWSLNEMERTGGEPDVVDNDKKTGEYIFYDCSEESPKGRRSVCYDQEALNSRKEHKPENSAVGMAEEMGIELLTEEQYRALQKFGNFDTKTSTWVKTPSEIRKLGGALFADFRYDNVFVYHNGASSYYAVRGFRGLLRV